One window of Streptomyces sp. NBC_00273 genomic DNA carries:
- a CDS encoding molybdopterin oxidoreductase family protein, producing the protein MHTSDAATDTHCPYCALQCGMRLRPEPGGAAVAVEERADFPVNRGALCGKGRTAPAVLSSRVRLTEPLVRTHAGRLEPATWEEALDTVAEGLARTGRTYGPDAVGVFGGGGLTNEKAYALGKFARVALRTSQIDYNGRFCMSSAAAAHQRAFGLDRGLPFPLADVPRTGCVILVGSNLAETMPPALRYLTELKANGGTLIVIDPRRTRTAEQADLHLAPRPGTDLALALGLLHLIVAEGRTDEEFIAARTTGWQEARAAAMAHWPELVERITGIPVPRLREAVAMFCAPESAMVLTARGPEQQSKGTDTVGAWINLCLATGRAGRPLSGYGCLTGQGNGQGGREHGQKADQLPGYRKLTDPAARAHVAGVWGVDPDSLPGPGRSAYELLDALGTDVKALLLMGSNPVVSAPRAAHVEERIRSLDFLAVADVVLSETAALADVVLPVTQWAEETGTTTNLEGRVLLRRRALTPPPGVRSDLDVLHGLAARLGVEKGFPTEPEEVFEELRRASAGGPADYSGITYARIEAEQGVFWPCPEGPEGSEGPGGSPGTERLFLDRFATDDGRARFVPVSHRDAAEVPDADYPLLLTTGRVVAQYQSGAQTRRVDELNAAAPGPFVELHPRLAARIGAVDGSPLAVTSRRGRAVAPARITDTIRADTVFMPFHWPGEGRANTLTNPALDPTSRMPEFKVCAVRVEPA; encoded by the coding sequence ATGCACACCTCGGACGCCGCCACCGACACGCACTGCCCGTACTGCGCCCTGCAGTGCGGGATGAGGCTGCGCCCCGAACCGGGCGGCGCCGCCGTGGCGGTGGAGGAGCGGGCCGACTTCCCCGTCAACCGGGGCGCGCTGTGCGGCAAGGGCCGCACCGCGCCCGCCGTGCTCTCCTCCCGGGTGCGCCTGACCGAGCCGCTCGTCCGCACCCACGCCGGGCGGCTGGAGCCGGCCACCTGGGAGGAGGCCCTCGACACCGTTGCCGAGGGCCTCGCCCGCACCGGCCGCACGTACGGCCCCGACGCCGTCGGGGTCTTCGGAGGCGGCGGGCTCACCAACGAGAAGGCCTACGCGCTCGGCAAGTTCGCCCGCGTCGCCCTGCGCACCTCGCAGATCGACTACAACGGCCGCTTCTGCATGTCCTCGGCCGCCGCCGCCCACCAGCGGGCCTTCGGGCTCGACCGCGGGCTGCCCTTCCCGCTGGCGGACGTCCCGCGCACCGGCTGCGTGATCCTCGTCGGCTCGAACCTGGCGGAGACCATGCCGCCCGCCCTGCGTTACCTCACCGAGCTCAAGGCGAACGGCGGCACGCTGATCGTCATCGACCCGCGCCGCACCCGCACCGCCGAACAGGCCGACCTGCACCTCGCCCCGCGCCCCGGCACCGACCTGGCCCTCGCGCTCGGCCTGCTGCACCTGATCGTCGCCGAGGGCCGGACCGACGAGGAGTTCATCGCCGCCCGCACCACCGGCTGGCAGGAGGCCCGGGCCGCCGCGATGGCCCACTGGCCGGAGCTGGTGGAGCGCATCACCGGGATACCGGTCCCCAGGCTCCGCGAGGCCGTGGCGATGTTCTGCGCCCCGGAATCCGCCATGGTCCTCACCGCCCGGGGCCCCGAGCAGCAGTCCAAGGGCACCGACACCGTCGGCGCCTGGATCAACCTGTGCCTGGCCACCGGCCGGGCCGGCCGACCGCTGTCCGGCTACGGCTGCCTCACCGGGCAGGGCAACGGCCAGGGCGGCCGCGAGCACGGGCAGAAGGCCGACCAGCTCCCCGGCTACCGCAAGCTCACCGACCCGGCGGCCCGCGCCCACGTCGCAGGCGTCTGGGGCGTCGACCCCGACAGCCTCCCCGGCCCGGGCCGCAGCGCCTACGAACTCCTCGACGCCCTCGGTACGGACGTGAAGGCCCTGCTCCTGATGGGCTCGAACCCGGTGGTGTCCGCCCCCCGCGCCGCCCACGTCGAGGAGCGCATCCGCTCCCTGGACTTCCTCGCGGTCGCCGACGTCGTCCTCTCCGAGACCGCGGCCCTCGCGGACGTGGTCCTCCCGGTCACCCAGTGGGCGGAGGAGACCGGCACCACCACCAACCTGGAGGGCCGCGTCCTGCTGCGCCGCCGGGCGCTGACCCCGCCGCCGGGGGTCCGCAGCGACCTGGACGTCCTGCACGGACTCGCCGCCCGCCTGGGCGTCGAGAAGGGCTTCCCCACCGAGCCGGAGGAGGTCTTCGAGGAACTGCGCCGCGCCTCGGCCGGCGGCCCCGCGGACTACTCGGGCATCACCTACGCCCGGATCGAGGCCGAACAGGGCGTCTTCTGGCCCTGCCCCGAGGGCCCCGAAGGCTCCGAAGGCCCCGGGGGATCCCCGGGCACCGAGCGACTCTTCCTGGACCGCTTCGCCACCGACGACGGCCGGGCCCGCTTCGTCCCCGTCTCCCACCGGGACGCCGCCGAGGTTCCCGACGCGGACTACCCGCTGCTGCTCACCACCGGCCGGGTCGTCGCCCAGTACCAGTCCGGAGCCCAGACCCGCCGGGTGGACGAGCTCAACGCGGCGGCCCCCGGCCCCTTCGTGGAACTCCACCCGCGGCTGGCCGCCCGGATCGGCGCGGTCGACGGCAGCCCCCTCGCCGTGACCTCCCGCCGCGGCCGGGCCGTCGCCCCGGCCCGCATCACCGACACCATCCGGGCGGACACGGTCTTCATGCCGTTCCACTGGCCGGGCGAGGGCCGTGCCAACACCCTCACCAACCCGGCCCTGGACCCCACCTCCCGCATGCCGGAGTTCAAGGTCTGCGCGGTCCGCGTCGAGCCGGCCTAG
- a CDS encoding GNAT family N-acetyltransferase, with product MASDVVIRPARAEDEREILELLRSVWSRVSEPGPERAADAALFDERHPVEGFLVAERGQRLVGYVAQAPASPLETNGHVRHIQGLAVLESARGSGVGQALVEAACAAARAGGARRMNLRVLGHNGPAQQLYRRCGFAVVGVLPEEFLLDGAYVDDVWMSRSLSDLHEPAQA from the coding sequence ATGGCATCGGACGTGGTGATACGCCCTGCTCGGGCGGAGGATGAACGCGAGATACTGGAGCTGCTCCGCTCGGTGTGGTCGCGCGTGAGCGAACCCGGCCCCGAGCGCGCGGCCGACGCGGCCCTCTTCGACGAGCGGCATCCCGTGGAGGGCTTCCTCGTCGCGGAACGCGGACAGCGGCTCGTCGGGTACGTCGCCCAGGCCCCGGCGAGCCCCCTCGAAACCAATGGGCACGTCCGTCACATCCAGGGACTGGCGGTCCTCGAATCCGCCCGCGGCAGCGGCGTCGGGCAGGCCCTCGTCGAGGCCGCCTGCGCCGCCGCGCGGGCCGGTGGTGCCCGCCGGATGAACCTGCGCGTCCTCGGCCACAACGGGCCGGCGCAGCAGCTCTACCGGCGGTGCGGCTTCGCGGTCGTCGGTGTCCTGCCCGAGGAGTTCCTGCTGGACGGGGCCTATGTCGACGACGTCTGGATGAGCCGGAGCCTGTCCGACCTCCACGAGCCCGCGCAGGCGTAG
- a CDS encoding FGGY family carbohydrate kinase has product MGIVAGLDSSSAFTRIVVCDTETGAVLRQGYAPHPQPTGEPDGANPHETDPQAWLLSLGEAAGGGLLEGVQAIGVSAQQHGLLPLDPQGALVRPALVGNDKRGQVAAADLIDAYGGRHGWVEAVGSVPHSAQPVAKLAWLARNEPEAARRIAVLMSPHDWLVWQLLGRPARRTTDRGGASGTGYWSAATGTWRPDLVELALGHRALLPEVLGPADAAGTTPEGLLISAGTGETMAAALGLGLGPGDAVVSLGASGSVMAVHHEAVSEPGGLVTSLADASGMHLPVVNTSNAVRALRGTAELLGTDLEGLSELALKSTPGAHGLVLLPYLEGERTPNLPHAAGTLSGLRRDSMKPEHLARAAFEGMLCGLVDALDVLRSRGVEIRRVFLLGATAELPAVQAAAPGLFGTQVVVPAPADYAALGAARQAAWALGVAQGTLAPHTPPVWPAPAAQVFEPGEEFPAWQGVRQQYIATREQIHPGAFPGAF; this is encoded by the coding sequence ATGGGGATAGTCGCCGGGCTGGACAGCTCTTCCGCGTTCACACGCATCGTCGTCTGTGACACCGAGACCGGCGCCGTGCTGCGCCAGGGGTACGCACCCCATCCACAGCCCACGGGTGAACCGGACGGCGCGAATCCCCACGAGACCGACCCGCAGGCCTGGCTGCTCTCGCTCGGCGAGGCCGCCGGCGGCGGGCTCCTCGAAGGGGTCCAGGCCATAGGGGTCTCCGCACAGCAGCACGGCCTGCTGCCGCTGGACCCGCAGGGCGCTCTGGTGCGTCCCGCGCTCGTCGGCAACGACAAGCGCGGCCAGGTCGCCGCCGCCGACCTCATCGACGCCTACGGCGGCCGGCACGGCTGGGTCGAGGCGGTGGGCTCGGTGCCGCACTCCGCCCAGCCGGTCGCGAAGCTGGCCTGGCTGGCCCGCAACGAGCCCGAGGCCGCCCGCCGGATCGCCGTGCTCATGTCCCCGCACGACTGGCTCGTCTGGCAGCTGCTGGGCCGCCCGGCCCGGCGGACCACCGACCGCGGCGGCGCCTCCGGTACCGGGTACTGGTCTGCGGCCACCGGGACCTGGCGCCCCGACCTGGTCGAGCTGGCGCTCGGGCACCGGGCCCTGCTGCCCGAGGTGCTCGGCCCCGCCGATGCCGCCGGGACCACGCCCGAGGGGCTGCTGATCTCCGCCGGCACCGGCGAGACGATGGCCGCCGCGCTCGGGCTGGGGCTGGGCCCCGGCGACGCGGTGGTCTCCCTCGGCGCCTCCGGTTCGGTGATGGCGGTGCACCACGAGGCGGTGTCGGAGCCGGGCGGGCTGGTCACCTCGCTGGCCGACGCCAGCGGCATGCACCTGCCCGTGGTGAACACCTCCAATGCCGTACGGGCGCTGCGCGGCACCGCCGAACTGCTCGGCACCGATCTGGAGGGACTGTCCGAGCTCGCGCTGAAGTCGACGCCGGGCGCGCACGGCCTCGTACTCCTGCCGTACCTGGAGGGTGAGCGGACCCCGAACCTGCCGCACGCCGCCGGCACCCTGTCCGGGCTGCGCCGGGACTCGATGAAGCCGGAGCACCTGGCCCGGGCCGCCTTCGAGGGCATGCTGTGCGGGCTGGTGGACGCACTGGACGTGCTGCGCTCGCGCGGGGTCGAGATCCGCCGGGTGTTCCTGCTGGGTGCAACGGCCGAGCTGCCCGCCGTGCAGGCCGCGGCCCCCGGACTGTTCGGTACGCAGGTCGTCGTACCGGCGCCGGCCGACTACGCGGCGCTGGGCGCGGCGCGCCAGGCGGCCTGGGCGCTCGGTGTGGCGCAGGGCACCCTGGCCCCGCACACCCCGCCGGTCTGGCCGGCCCCCGCGGCCCAGGTCTTCGAACCGGGCGAGGAGTTCCCGGCGTGGCAGGGGGTGCGCCAGCAGTACATCGCGACGCGGGAGCAGATCCACCCCGGGGCGTTCCCCGGGGCGTTCTAG
- a CDS encoding glucose 1-dehydrogenase — translation MAGVDLSGKVVVITGGARGLGAAAAQAVVDGGGRVLITDVLEAEGAETAAKLGGAARFLRHDVTSEADWRAALDHAVAEFGRIDGLVNNAGISTGQFLEHESVEHFRQVIEINLVGVFIGIKTAIPLLRANGGGSIVNISSAAGLTGLALTAGYGASKWGVRGLSKIGAVELAEAGIRVNSVHPGMTLTPMTAPIGIRAGEGNYPGAPLGRVGVPEEIAAAIAFLLSDAAGYMTGAELAVDGGWTAGLTVKYLTGQ, via the coding sequence GTGGCCGGTGTGGATCTGAGCGGCAAGGTCGTCGTCATCACCGGTGGAGCCCGGGGCCTCGGCGCCGCGGCCGCGCAGGCCGTCGTGGACGGCGGCGGCCGGGTGCTGATCACCGACGTGCTGGAGGCGGAGGGCGCCGAGACGGCCGCGAAGCTCGGCGGCGCGGCGCGATTCCTGCGGCACGACGTGACCAGCGAGGCCGACTGGCGGGCGGCACTGGACCACGCGGTCGCCGAGTTTGGCCGCATCGACGGCCTCGTGAACAACGCGGGCATCTCCACCGGCCAGTTCCTGGAGCACGAGAGCGTCGAGCACTTCCGCCAGGTCATCGAGATCAACCTGGTCGGCGTGTTCATCGGCATCAAGACGGCGATCCCGCTGCTGCGCGCGAACGGCGGCGGGTCCATCGTCAACATCTCCTCCGCCGCCGGCCTGACCGGCCTCGCACTCACCGCCGGGTACGGGGCCTCCAAGTGGGGCGTGCGCGGCCTGTCGAAGATCGGCGCGGTGGAACTCGCCGAGGCGGGGATCCGCGTCAACTCCGTCCATCCCGGCATGACCCTGACCCCGATGACCGCCCCGATCGGCATCCGGGCGGGCGAGGGCAACTACCCCGGCGCCCCGCTCGGCCGCGTCGGCGTCCCCGAGGAGATCGCGGCCGCGATCGCCTTCCTGCTCTCCGACGCCGCCGGCTACATGACGGGCGCCGAACTCGCCGTCGACGGCGGCTGGACCGCGGGCCTGACGGTGAAGTACCTGACGGGCCAGTGA
- a CDS encoding ABC transporter ATP-binding protein, with amino-acid sequence MLIRLLRTHLGTYRKPIAVLVLLQLLQTSASLYLPTLNADIIDNGVVNGDTGYILRFGALMLGVSLVQLVCNVGAVYYGARTAAAFGRDVRTAVFDRVQSFSARELGQFGAPSLITRTTNDVQQVQMLVLMTFTLMVSAPIMCVGGIAMALSLDVKLSGVLLAVVPVLGISVGAIVFKTRPLFRQMQVRLDTVNRVLREQITGNRVIRAFVRDDYEKDRFREANADLTGVSLSAGKLLAYMFPTVIVVVNISSVAVIWFGAMRVDSGGMEIGQLTAFLAYLMQIVMAVMMATFMFMMVPRAEVCGERIQEVLDTESSVVPPKDPVRELARRGRLELRGADFRYPGAEAPVLRGVDLVARPGETTAVIGSTGSGKSTLLGLVPRLFDATGGKVLVDGEDVRVLDPDLLAKTVGMVPQKPYLFSGTIASNLRYGRPDASDEELWQALEVAQAKEFVSALEGGLEAPVSQGGTNVSGGQRQRLAIARTLVQRPEIYLFDDSFSALDYATDAALRAALARETEDATVVIVAQRVSTIRDADRIIVLDEGQVVGEGRHHELMAGNETYREIVLSQLTEAEAA; translated from the coding sequence GTGCTCATACGACTTCTGCGGACCCATCTGGGTACGTACCGGAAACCCATCGCGGTGCTGGTCCTGCTGCAACTGCTGCAGACCAGCGCCAGCCTCTACCTGCCCACACTCAACGCCGACATCATCGACAACGGTGTCGTCAACGGTGACACCGGCTACATCCTGCGCTTCGGCGCACTGATGCTCGGTGTCTCCCTCGTCCAGCTCGTCTGCAACGTCGGAGCCGTCTACTACGGCGCCCGTACGGCCGCGGCCTTCGGCCGGGACGTCCGCACCGCGGTCTTCGACCGCGTGCAGAGCTTCTCGGCACGGGAGCTGGGCCAGTTCGGCGCCCCGTCGCTGATCACCCGTACGACGAACGACGTCCAGCAGGTCCAGATGCTGGTGCTGATGACCTTCACCCTGATGGTCTCGGCCCCGATCATGTGCGTCGGCGGCATCGCCATGGCGCTCTCGCTCGACGTGAAGCTGTCGGGCGTCCTGCTCGCCGTCGTCCCGGTGCTCGGGATCTCGGTCGGCGCGATCGTCTTCAAGACGCGGCCGCTGTTCCGCCAGATGCAGGTGCGCCTGGACACCGTGAACCGGGTCCTGCGCGAGCAGATCACCGGCAACCGGGTGATCCGCGCCTTCGTCCGCGACGACTACGAGAAGGACCGCTTCCGCGAGGCCAACGCCGACCTGACCGGCGTCTCGCTGTCCGCCGGCAAGCTCCTGGCCTACATGTTCCCCACGGTCATCGTGGTCGTGAACATCTCCAGCGTCGCCGTCATCTGGTTCGGTGCGATGCGCGTCGACAGCGGCGGCATGGAGATCGGCCAGCTGACGGCCTTCCTCGCCTACCTGATGCAGATCGTCATGGCCGTGATGATGGCCACCTTCATGTTCATGATGGTGCCGCGCGCCGAGGTCTGCGGGGAGCGCATCCAGGAGGTCCTGGACACCGAGTCCAGCGTGGTCCCGCCCAAGGACCCGGTGCGCGAACTCGCCCGCCGCGGCCGCCTGGAGCTGCGCGGCGCCGACTTCCGCTACCCGGGCGCCGAGGCCCCGGTCCTGCGCGGCGTGGACCTGGTGGCCCGCCCCGGCGAGACCACGGCGGTCATCGGCTCCACCGGAAGCGGCAAGTCCACACTGCTGGGCCTGGTCCCGCGCCTGTTCGACGCGACCGGCGGCAAGGTCCTCGTCGACGGGGAGGACGTCCGCGTGCTCGACCCGGACCTGCTGGCCAAGACGGTCGGCATGGTGCCGCAGAAGCCGTACCTGTTCTCCGGGACCATCGCCTCCAACCTGCGCTACGGGCGACCGGACGCGAGCGACGAAGAGCTCTGGCAGGCGCTGGAGGTGGCCCAGGCCAAGGAGTTCGTCTCCGCGCTGGAGGGTGGCCTGGAGGCCCCCGTCAGTCAGGGCGGAACCAATGTCTCCGGCGGCCAGCGCCAGCGTCTGGCCATCGCCCGCACGCTCGTGCAGCGCCCGGAGATCTACCTCTTCGACGACTCCTTCTCGGCCCTGGACTACGCGACGGACGCGGCGCTGCGCGCGGCGCTCGCCCGCGAGACCGAAGACGCGACCGTGGTCATCGTCGCCCAGCGGGTCTCCACGATCCGCGACGCCGACCGGATCATCGTCCTGGACGAGGGACAGGTCGTGGGCGAGGGACGCCACCACGAGCTGATGGCCGGCAACGAGACCTACCGGGAGATCGTGCTCTCCCAGCTGACGGAGGCGGAGGCCGCATGA
- a CDS encoding ABC transporter ATP-binding protein: protein MSGPGGRMMMGPAQRSMDFKGSGKRLLRQLAYDRAKIWGMVAAVVGSVGCAVVGPKILGEATDLVFAGIVGREMPAGATKQQALEGLRARGQDGMADMLAGTDFTPGQGIDFGAVGVVAIWALVVFTLAGLLMLVATRLSNHVMNGTVYRMREELQAKLSRLPLSYFDQQKRGEVLSRATNDIDNIGQTLQQTMGQLLNSLLTIVGVLVMMFWISPLLALVALVTVPLSVFVAAKIGKKSQPQFVAQWKATGALNAHIEEMYSGHSLVKVFGRQRESAAVFAEQNEALYRSSFKSQLVSGIMQPVMFFISNINYVLIAVVGGLRVASGTLSIGDVQAFIQYSRQFSMPLTQVASMANLVQSGVASAERVYELLDAPEQEPDAVVPERPEELRGQVTFDKVAFRYEPDKPLIENLSLTVEPGHTVAIVGPTGAGKTTLVNLLMRFYEVTGGEIALDGVDIAKMTREELRDGIGMVLQDTWLFGGTIAQNIAYGASREVTRAEIEEAARAAHADRFIRTLPDGYDTVLDDEGAGVSAGEKQLITIARAFLSEPVILVLDEATSSVDTRTEVLIQKAMARLARGRTSFVIAHRLSTIRDADVILVMESGSIVEQGTHEELLASGGAYARLYAAQFAQAVAEVD, encoded by the coding sequence ATGAGCGGGCCCGGAGGACGGATGATGATGGGGCCGGCCCAGCGGTCCATGGACTTCAAGGGTTCGGGCAAGCGGCTGCTGCGCCAGCTCGCGTACGACCGGGCCAAGATCTGGGGCATGGTCGCGGCCGTCGTCGGCAGCGTCGGCTGCGCGGTGGTGGGTCCGAAGATCCTCGGTGAGGCCACCGACCTGGTGTTCGCGGGGATCGTCGGCCGGGAGATGCCGGCCGGGGCCACCAAGCAGCAGGCGTTGGAGGGGCTGCGCGCCCGGGGCCAGGACGGCATGGCGGACATGCTCGCCGGTACCGACTTCACCCCGGGGCAGGGCATCGACTTCGGCGCCGTCGGGGTCGTCGCGATCTGGGCGCTGGTGGTCTTCACCCTGGCCGGCCTGCTGATGCTGGTCGCGACGCGGCTGTCGAACCACGTCATGAACGGCACCGTCTACCGGATGCGCGAGGAGCTCCAGGCGAAGCTGTCGCGGCTGCCGCTGTCGTACTTCGACCAGCAGAAGCGCGGCGAGGTGCTGAGCCGGGCCACGAACGACATAGACAACATCGGCCAGACGCTCCAGCAGACGATGGGCCAGTTGCTGAACTCGCTGCTGACCATCGTCGGCGTGCTGGTGATGATGTTCTGGATCTCGCCGCTGCTGGCGCTGGTCGCGCTGGTGACCGTACCGCTGTCGGTCTTCGTCGCCGCGAAGATCGGCAAGAAGTCGCAGCCGCAGTTCGTGGCGCAGTGGAAGGCGACCGGCGCGCTCAACGCCCACATCGAGGAGATGTACTCGGGCCACAGCCTGGTCAAGGTCTTCGGCCGGCAGAGGGAGTCCGCGGCCGTCTTCGCCGAGCAGAACGAGGCGCTGTACCGGTCCTCCTTCAAGTCGCAGCTGGTCAGCGGCATCATGCAGCCGGTGATGTTCTTCATCTCGAACATCAACTACGTGCTGATAGCCGTCGTCGGCGGGCTCCGGGTCGCCTCCGGCACCCTGTCGATCGGTGACGTGCAGGCCTTCATCCAGTACTCGCGGCAGTTCTCGATGCCGCTGACGCAGGTCGCCTCGATGGCGAACCTCGTGCAGTCCGGCGTCGCCTCGGCGGAGCGGGTGTACGAGCTGCTGGACGCGCCGGAGCAGGAGCCGGACGCGGTGGTGCCGGAGCGTCCGGAGGAGCTGCGCGGTCAGGTCACCTTCGACAAGGTGGCCTTCCGCTACGAGCCGGACAAGCCGCTGATCGAGAACCTCTCGCTCACGGTCGAGCCGGGCCACACGGTCGCGATCGTCGGCCCGACCGGCGCCGGCAAGACCACGCTGGTCAATCTGTTGATGCGGTTCTACGAGGTCACGGGCGGGGAGATCGCCCTCGACGGGGTGGACATCGCGAAGATGACCCGCGAGGAACTGCGCGACGGCATCGGCATGGTGCTGCAGGACACCTGGCTGTTCGGCGGCACCATCGCGCAGAACATCGCCTACGGTGCTTCGCGCGAGGTCACGCGCGCCGAGATCGAGGAGGCGGCTCGGGCCGCCCACGCGGACCGGTTCATCCGCACCCTGCCGGACGGCTACGACACCGTGCTGGACGACGAGGGCGCGGGCGTCAGCGCGGGCGAGAAGCAGCTGATCACCATCGCCCGGGCGTTCCTGTCGGAGCCGGTGATCCTGGTGCTCGACGAGGCGACGAGCTCGGTGGACACCCGTACCGAGGTGCTGATCCAGAAGGCGATGGCGCGCCTCGCGCGCGGCCGTACGTCCTTCGTGATCGCGCACCGGCTCTCCACGATCCGCGACGCGGACGTGATCCTGGTGATGGAGAGCGGATCGATCGTGGAGCAGGGCACGCACGAGGAGCTGCTGGCCTCGGGCGGCGCGTACGCGCGGCTGTACGCGGCGCAGTTCGCGCAGGCGGTGGCCGAGGTCGACTAG
- a CDS encoding nucleotidyl transferase AbiEii/AbiGii toxin family protein has translation MTGEREVRDLPGGCATGSWRQFGMDSTHLPSEPLDEETRAARHLPRTLRPVVGDDVRQRAVFDPSLRHNFQGYRAGDPVFDAPERTVAWVRARRAAMDAVLLAVSESEWAGSLVLRGSVLLADWFGDRAREPGDLDFVVVPETWRMEDGRTGRMLDGIAAAADGRAGIKASGAVSEDIWTYDRVPGRRMVLPWSVPGLPDGQVQLDFVFNEPLPVPPEPAELACGAVVLAATPALSLAWKVLWLISDRHPQGKDLYDAVLLAERHRLPNALLQEVFRQAGEAPQPNRDVELLDIVHIAPEGYVGAEWEHFEAEYPELAAPGDEAFLARLVAVLAPTFAEAPENPRPARRGPRRP, from the coding sequence ATGACCGGGGAGCGGGAGGTCCGGGACCTGCCGGGAGGATGCGCGACGGGTTCGTGGCGGCAGTTCGGCATGGACAGCACGCACCTGCCGAGCGAGCCCCTGGACGAGGAGACGCGTGCGGCCCGGCACCTGCCGCGGACGCTGCGTCCGGTCGTCGGGGACGACGTACGTCAGCGGGCGGTCTTCGACCCGTCGCTGCGGCACAACTTCCAGGGCTACCGGGCCGGTGACCCGGTCTTCGACGCTCCGGAGCGAACCGTCGCCTGGGTGCGGGCGCGGCGGGCGGCGATGGACGCGGTCCTGCTGGCGGTCTCGGAGTCCGAGTGGGCGGGCTCGCTGGTGCTGCGGGGCAGCGTGCTGCTCGCCGACTGGTTCGGAGACCGGGCCCGGGAGCCCGGCGACCTGGACTTCGTGGTGGTCCCCGAGACGTGGCGGATGGAGGACGGCCGGACCGGCCGGATGCTGGACGGCATCGCGGCGGCGGCCGACGGGCGGGCCGGGATCAAGGCCTCGGGGGCGGTATCGGAGGACATCTGGACGTACGACCGGGTGCCGGGGCGGCGCATGGTGCTGCCGTGGTCCGTGCCCGGCCTGCCGGACGGGCAGGTCCAGTTGGACTTCGTCTTCAACGAGCCTCTCCCGGTCCCGCCGGAGCCGGCCGAACTCGCCTGCGGGGCGGTGGTCCTCGCCGCGACTCCGGCGCTGTCGCTGGCCTGGAAGGTGCTGTGGCTCATCAGCGACCGGCACCCGCAGGGCAAGGACCTGTACGACGCGGTCCTGCTCGCCGAACGGCACCGGCTGCCGAACGCCCTGCTCCAGGAGGTGTTCCGGCAGGCGGGCGAGGCCCCGCAGCCGAACCGGGACGTGGAGCTGCTGGACATCGTGCACATCGCCCCCGAGGGCTACGTGGGCGCCGAGTGGGAGCACTTCGAGGCGGAGTACCCGGAGCTGGCCGCCCCGGGGGACGAAGCCTTCCTCGCCCGGCTGGTGGCGGTCCTGGCCCCGACCTTCGCGGAGGCCCCCGAGAACCCTAGGCCGGCTCGACGCGGACCGCGCAGACCTTGA
- a CDS encoding RNA polymerase sigma factor, translating into MSYPTLRFGAPVLGALEVAPVQTRTLTVNVSESSEAKAVDEEPEVLELIEPVPVPRRRSSGDSGGGAGPSADLFRQYLREIGRIPLLTAAEEVDLARRVEAGLFAEEKLGNTPDLDSQLALDLDKLVVMGRMAKRRLIESNLRLVVSVAKRYVGRGLTMLDLVQEGNLGLIRAVEKFDYARGYKFSTYATWWIRQAMSRALADQARTIRVPVHVVELINRVVRVQRRMLQERGYEPTAEEVAAHLELTPERVLEVLRLAQEPVSLHAPVGEEDDVALGDLIEDGDAASPVESAAFFLLREHLEAVLSTLGERERKVVQLRYGLADGRPRTLEEIGRIFGVTRERIRQIESKTLNKLRDHAFADQLRGYLD; encoded by the coding sequence GTGTCGTACCCCACACTGAGGTTCGGTGCCCCCGTCCTCGGAGCCCTGGAGGTCGCCCCCGTGCAGACCCGGACCCTGACCGTGAACGTGAGCGAGTCCTCGGAGGCCAAGGCCGTGGACGAAGAGCCCGAGGTACTGGAGCTGATCGAGCCGGTGCCCGTGCCGCGCAGGCGCAGCAGTGGCGACAGCGGAGGCGGAGCGGGCCCGTCCGCGGACCTGTTCCGCCAGTACCTCCGCGAGATAGGCAGGATCCCGCTGCTCACCGCCGCCGAGGAGGTGGACCTCGCGCGCCGCGTCGAAGCCGGCCTGTTCGCCGAGGAGAAACTCGGCAACACCCCCGACCTCGACTCCCAGCTCGCCCTCGACCTCGACAAGCTCGTCGTCATGGGGCGGATGGCCAAACGCCGGCTCATCGAGTCGAACCTGCGGCTCGTCGTCTCCGTCGCCAAGCGGTACGTGGGCCGCGGACTCACCATGCTCGACCTCGTGCAGGAGGGGAACCTCGGGCTGATCCGCGCCGTCGAGAAGTTCGACTACGCCCGCGGGTACAAGTTCTCCACCTACGCCACCTGGTGGATCCGCCAGGCGATGTCACGGGCCCTCGCCGACCAGGCCCGGACCATCCGGGTGCCCGTCCACGTCGTCGAACTGATCAACCGGGTCGTCCGCGTACAGCGCCGGATGCTCCAGGAACGCGGGTACGAGCCCACGGCCGAAGAGGTGGCCGCCCACCTGGAGTTGACCCCCGAGCGGGTCCTGGAGGTGCTCCGCCTCGCCCAGGAACCGGTCTCCCTGCACGCCCCGGTGGGCGAGGAGGACGACGTCGCGCTCGGCGACCTCATCGAGGACGGGGACGCCGCCTCGCCCGTGGAATCGGCCGCCTTCTTCCTGCTGCGCGAGCACCTGGAAGCCGTCCTGTCGACGCTCGGCGAGCGCGAGCGCAAGGTCGTCCAGCTGCGGTACGGCCTCGCCGACGGGCGGCCCCGCACCCTGGAGGAGATCGGACGGATCTTCGGCGTGACGCGCGAGCGGATCCGGCAGATCGAGTCCAAGACCCTCAACAAGCTGCGCGACCACGCCTTCGCCGACCAGCTCCGCGGCTACCTGGACTGA